A single genomic interval of Zingiber officinale cultivar Zhangliang chromosome 4A, Zo_v1.1, whole genome shotgun sequence harbors:
- the LOC121969167 gene encoding uncharacterized protein LOC121969167 codes for MASFFLARSSRPNPNLLRLVRSNPIKNPNCSTPISSSIFRSHQLLRDPVAPSPIPVNANSFSTLLANLRSRSIHGRFPSTKNDSPDSYTSLRRLYWHKTLRSEAGCAARSLSTGPEGEGEGEPPAPELRHQEIVGPTVERDESALANETREVLDGLARNIYRLSSAVALLGVAHLGLGAWIVYSVRPPNEVLVQAFAAFGFPFLVAFLMRRAVKPMVFFRKMEELGRLQILTLALQVSKNLNLLFLRARVVSFCCIIGISAGSLAALFGR; via the coding sequence ATGGCCTCCTTCTTCCTGGCTCGGAGTAGCAGACCAAACCCTAATCTCCTCCGCCTCGTTCGTTCGAACCCCATCAAGAACCCTAATTGTTCTACCCCCATCTCTTCTTCTATCTTCCGATCGCACCAGCTCCTTCGGGACCCCGTTGCTCCTTCGCCGATTCCAGTAAACGCCAACTCTTTCTCCACTCTCCTCGCCAATCTCCgatctcgatcgatccatgggaGATTCCCCTCGACCAAAAACGATAGTCCTGATTCTTACACTTCCCTCCGCAGACTATATTGGCATAAAACTCTAAGGTCTGAAGCTGGCTGTGCGGCCAGAAGCCTCTCTACCGGCCCCGAGGGCGAGGGCGAGGGCGAGCCTCCGGCCCCAGAGCTCCGGCACCAGGAGATTGTTGGGCCTACGGTAGAGCGCGACGAATCGGCCCTCGCCAACGAGACTCGCGAGGTTCTGGATGGCCTCGCCAGGAACATCTACCGGCTTAGTTCGGCCGTTGCCTTGCTTGGCGTTGCCCACCTCGGCCTCGGCGCGTGGATCGTATACTCCGTCCGACCGCCAAACGAGGTCTTGGTCCAGGCGTTCGCGGCCTTCGGTTTCCCCTTCTTGGTGGCGTTCTTAATGCGACGGGCCGTGAAGCCGATGGTGTTCTTCAGGAAGATGGAGGAGCTGGGGAGGCTTCAGATTTTGACGCTGGCTCTCCAGGTCTCAAAGAATCTGAATCTCCTGTTTTTGAGAGCTCGCGTCGTCTCTTTCTGCTGCATTATTGGCATTTCTGCGGGGTCTTTGGCAGCCCTTTTTGGTCGGTAA
- the LOC121973038 gene encoding uncharacterized protein LOC121973038: MEEAGAQRPTWRQRMHALTHVLTHTTASPSLHSQLFVAAQVPCFLSWDYPPFLCCAPPSAFPPLLRWSIALFLRRASRLCFPATSWRSKCPFQQPPPLVLSRAVDPPPLRWGPEERRECFRKRLRRGRIGMRVPPFLAFAIPNLALLSLLLWDPLWSGLVKKP; encoded by the coding sequence ATGGAGGAAGCGGGAGCACAAAGGCCTACCTGGCGACAGCGAATGCATGCTCTCACCCATGTCTTGACCCACACCACCGCCTCCCCCTCCCTCCACTCTCAGCTCTTCGTCGCCGCCCAAGTCCCCTGTTTCCTCTCGTGGGATTACCCCCCTTTCCTCTGCTGCGCTCCCCCTTCCGCCTTCCCGCCCCTCCTTCGTTGGTCCATCGCCTTATTCCTTCGCCGCGCTTCCCGCCTCTGCTTCCCCGCCACGTCCTGGCGCTCCAAGTGCCCCTTCCAGCAGCCCCCGCCCCTTGTCCTGTCCCGAGCGGTGGATCCGCCGCCGCTGCGGTGGGGGCCGGAGGAGCGTCGGGAATGCTTCCGAAAGAGGCTGAGGAGGGGGCGGATAGGTATGAGAGTCCCTCCCTTCCTGGCTTTCGCGATTCCTAATCTCGCGCTCTTGTCGCTTCTCTTATGGGATCCACTCTGGTCGGGCCTCGTCAAAAAACCCTAA
- the LOC121973039 gene encoding arabinogalactan protein 23-like — protein sequence MEMRKIACAVLVAAAAATGALAAEAPAPGPASAAFAVTPAAGTAIGAAALAFLAYYLQ from the coding sequence ATGGAGATGAGAAAGATCGCTTGTGCCGTCCTCGTCGCCGCCGCCGCAGCCACCGGAGCACTCGCCGCCGAGGCCCCCGCCCCCGGCCCCGCCAGCGCCGCCTTCGCGGTCACCCCTGCCGCCGGAACGGCCATCGGCGCCGCCGCCTTAGCCTTCCTCGCCTACTACTTGCAGTAG